Proteins found in one Methanomassiliicoccus sp. genomic segment:
- a CDS encoding glycosyltransferase family 4 protein, whose protein sequence is MRVLILGKWPEGSPQNGVEAHFSNLACHLSDEIDVHVLSFGKISDQFSVNGVHVRTIERKRVYRALPLLALQILLRDIKAINPDIVHVQGSNPSPYLYATLLHSRCPMVITMHGLSVHERIAEGSMAEGGVKHRWASFSDVAMLRKADLVIVVDSKKKDMLIQQGHDASRIECIPNGVDVNILQTGLNDESIERVWERYQLGTGRKVLCAKAMMPNNGQGYLVQAMRLLVERDPALELLLAGNGPERDGLIKMVRELGIERNVRFLGDVPHEDIPALLHLSSMAVLPSLRGKGAEEGSSIFLLEAMALGRPVVATNIGGNPETIIDGMTGLLVPERDHEALSHAMWSLLDDGYRAREIGLAARSFIAENRNWKIIADRYVEQYRILMEKKTRI, encoded by the coding sequence GTGAGGGTCCTCATCCTTGGTAAGTGGCCAGAAGGTTCCCCCCAAAACGGCGTGGAGGCCCACTTCTCGAACCTGGCATGCCATCTGTCCGATGAGATCGACGTACACGTCCTGTCGTTCGGGAAGATCTCCGATCAGTTCTCGGTTAATGGGGTGCATGTTCGGACCATTGAACGGAAGAGGGTCTACCGGGCGCTCCCTCTTCTTGCACTACAGATATTGTTGAGGGATATCAAAGCAATCAATCCAGATATCGTTCATGTCCAGGGGTCCAATCCTAGCCCGTACTTGTACGCCACGCTCCTGCATTCACGTTGCCCGATGGTGATCACCATGCACGGGCTGAGCGTCCATGAGAGAATAGCTGAGGGCAGCATGGCCGAGGGGGGCGTGAAGCACCGCTGGGCCAGCTTCTCTGACGTTGCCATGCTGAGGAAGGCGGATCTCGTCATAGTTGTCGACAGTAAGAAGAAAGACATGCTCATCCAGCAAGGTCACGATGCCAGTAGAATAGAGTGCATCCCCAACGGCGTGGACGTGAACATACTTCAAACTGGTCTGAACGATGAGAGCATCGAAAGAGTATGGGAGCGGTACCAGCTTGGAACTGGCAGGAAGGTGCTCTGCGCCAAGGCCATGATGCCCAACAACGGTCAAGGTTACCTCGTTCAGGCGATGAGGCTCCTTGTGGAGCGGGATCCTGCCCTGGAGCTGCTATTAGCGGGGAATGGTCCTGAGAGGGACGGATTGATAAAAATGGTGAGGGAGCTGGGGATCGAACGTAACGTGCGTTTTCTGGGAGATGTGCCCCATGAGGACATACCGGCACTGCTGCACCTAAGCTCTATGGCCGTACTGCCATCGCTCAGGGGCAAGGGGGCGGAGGAAGGCTCCAGCATCTTCCTGCTTGAGGCTATGGCGTTAGGGAGGCCGGTGGTCGCCACGAACATCGGCGGAAACCCCGAGACGATAATCGACGGTATGACCGGCCTTCTGGTCCCAGAGAGAGATCACGAAGCTCTATCCCATGCCATGTGGTCATTGCTCGATGATGGTTATCGAGCTCGGGAGATCGGCCTTGCTGCTCGATCGTTCATAGCTGAGAACCGGAACTGGAAGATCATAGCCGATAGGTATGTCGAGCAATACCGCATCCTGATGGAGAAAAAGACCAGGATCTGA